In Desulfomicrobium macestii, the following proteins share a genomic window:
- a CDS encoding SLC13 family permease codes for MSAQDVRDTSPDELLMHEEEPQGPTQSSKSMIIKLLIALGLFLFIYFLPRPESLPVEAHRLGAILLPIVFLWVSEAIPIGVTALLATALMIIFKVTGSSQAWAPYANRTVMFVMMIIMFGVILNEVGLAKRLLFFILKFAGTKVKQLSFFIAISSTLLSTLFHDATITIIMLFAIVPLFQSMGITPKKSNNLSKFFIILIPLAASAGGFGTMLGGGRCALAVDITQKYLLEATGVAVKIGFLKYAIVEFPVSIFTAIATWAICFLYFRPKEKELPASVKIESMPPMSSAEKGVAAIFSAAFIMWFAGDLTGWHVSVVAALALAGFCAPGWVSFKTICDKFPWESWIVFGSGVSLGAAMLSSGLGKYLAEVCLPLLQGHSPFVTYYGIGLFGSALSSMMSNSAAVALSLPVTLPMASMMNMSVETVGLLAPMTTSFIMLVIGCPPTIIAYSTGYFTQVEFSKVAIPWCLTLLAICVAAALTYWPMIGFN; via the coding sequence ATGAGTGCACAAGACGTGCGAGATACTTCCCCAGATGAGCTCCTCATGCACGAAGAAGAGCCCCAGGGTCCGACTCAGTCATCCAAATCCATGATCATCAAATTGCTCATCGCGCTTGGTCTTTTTCTGTTCATTTACTTTCTGCCCCGTCCGGAGTCCCTCCCGGTGGAAGCGCATCGTCTGGGCGCCATCCTGCTCCCGATCGTGTTCCTATGGGTATCCGAAGCCATTCCCATTGGCGTTACCGCCCTGCTGGCCACGGCGCTCATGATCATTTTCAAGGTTACGGGCAGTTCGCAGGCCTGGGCTCCATACGCCAACCGGACCGTCATGTTCGTCATGATGATCATCATGTTCGGCGTCATCCTGAACGAGGTCGGCCTGGCCAAACGCCTGCTTTTCTTTATCCTGAAATTCGCGGGAACAAAGGTGAAGCAGCTCAGCTTCTTCATAGCCATAAGCAGCACCCTGCTCTCGACCCTCTTTCATGACGCGACCATCACCATCATCATGCTCTTCGCCATTGTACCCCTCTTCCAGAGCATGGGCATCACGCCGAAGAAGAGCAACAACCTGAGCAAATTCTTCATCATCCTCATTCCTCTGGCGGCATCGGCCGGCGGCTTCGGCACCATGCTCGGCGGCGGCCGCTGCGCCCTGGCCGTGGACATCACCCAGAAGTACCTTCTGGAGGCCACGGGCGTCGCGGTCAAAATCGGCTTCCTGAAGTACGCCATCGTCGAATTCCCGGTCTCCATCTTCACCGCCATAGCGACCTGGGCCATCTGTTTCCTGTACTTCCGACCCAAGGAAAAGGAACTTCCCGCATCCGTGAAGATCGAGTCCATGCCGCCCATGAGCAGCGCTGAAAAGGGTGTGGCAGCAATCTTCTCCGCCGCATTCATCATGTGGTTCGCCGGCGACCTGACCGGCTGGCATGTCAGCGTGGTCGCGGCACTGGCCCTTGCAGGCTTCTGTGCTCCCGGCTGGGTCTCTTTCAAGACCATCTGTGACAAGTTCCCGTGGGAATCCTGGATCGTCTTCGGCTCCGGCGTCTCCCTGGGCGCGGCCATGCTCTCCAGCGGCCTTGGCAAGTACCTGGCCGAAGTCTGCCTGCCGCTGCTCCAGGGGCACTCCCCCTTCGTCACCTATTACGGCATCGGCCTCTTTGGCTCGGCCCTGTCGAGCATGATGAGCAACTCGGCGGCCGTGGCCCTGAGCCTGCCCGTGACCCTACCCATGGCCAGCATGATGAACATGAGCGTCGAGACCGTCGGTCTTCTCGCCCCCATGACCACCTCCTTCATCATGCTCGTCATTGGTTGTCCTCCCACAATCATCGCTTACAGCACCGGATACTTCACCCAGGTCGAGTTCTCCAAGGTAGCCATCCCCTGGTGCCTCACCCTGCTGGCCATCTGCGTAGCCGCGGCACTGACTTACTGGCCGATGATCGGATTCAACTAA
- a CDS encoding CBS domain-containing protein, with product MALERANEEYLSGKREQRILLVTDSENKVVGKLSPLDVVRGLEPDYEKLVDEQSSVYVEKFSYVIQPMKEQTTLWAKPLDDLCAIAKDILVKDFIQPPKSSQIIDQDANLNNAFHRFVMFKHDSLFVMDGKKLIGVLRFSDVYKEIGRRIKESCGL from the coding sequence ATGGCTCTGGAGAGGGCCAACGAGGAATACCTTTCCGGCAAGCGCGAACAGCGCATCCTGCTGGTGACCGACAGTGAAAACAAGGTCGTCGGCAAGCTCTCACCCCTCGACGTGGTCCGAGGACTCGAACCGGACTACGAAAAACTGGTCGACGAACAGAGCAGCGTGTACGTTGAAAAGTTCAGCTACGTGATCCAGCCCATGAAAGAGCAGACCACCCTTTGGGCCAAACCCCTGGACGACCTCTGCGCCATTGCCAAGGATATCCTGGTCAAGGATTTCATCCAGCCGCCAAAATCATCCCAGATCATCGACCAGGACGCGAACCTGAACAATGCCTTCCACCGCTTTGTCATGTTCAAGCATGACTCTCTTTTCGTCATGGACGGCAAGAAGCTCATTGGCGTGTTGCGCTTTTCCGACGTGTACAAGGAAATTGGCCGCAGAATCAAAGAATCGTGCGGCCTCTGA
- a CDS encoding sigma-54-dependent transcriptional regulator, with product MIKPKVILEWASRMRPGGPVPARRKLRTRLLVTLIPTSLIVLALMGYATYWASSEFISLALERNSRIHAVSTAYAVETLLERCKRQLLFAARNPMSAEDMARYLRDIRELDGLEFAEFGFIPLREADPVVFVSREGKEIRLTQDEVNGIRPGPALLYAHVRGLKAGEVWLSEFKEVETPYPSADNPRERMSCVALRMVTPYVGPDGELDGYAYLSLNAKMIRNVLSLYESSNSPVFAFSRNPKFQRYTFFFDVGGWVLFQSESEQGDDAPLRTLNIRKTLSGTLGRPGMPEAFRPSERNENYWQTVEDVRDGHKDIVRSLNRVESASPYSDHFLAYAPVRLHLAPDQDARIIGGIAYEDRSVLVDLAGYRHIDVMLIISAISVLVLVLAIALVARGTTLGLQELAYAVKTLTEKGEWEEVRLIETGYEAEMLKDSINSMIRTLQAQFEEIKSKDLKIESVALKEPAELSMGSSISTLDADFPELVGSGPHMKQMKRVIIKASQVEVDVLIEGETGTGKQLAAEAVHRLSSRNGKPFISINCGELDENLLLDSLFGHVKGAFTDGKGDRRGAFLQADGGTLFLDEIQSASMKVQQALLRALSLRKIKPLGSDQDVDVNVRLITATNVDLKALIGEGKFREDLYYRLKVITITTPPLREQRQNIPLLAMHFLKEGEHMAGRSDLALSRGALKALVSYDWPGNIRELKHVIITAAVMSEGRVIQSEQLGINGKARNEDDALNQSADSFVREKGDGFENSFPARTDKKKHDTVLPLDLNPRQVIACEYVRGHGSISSKDLLDLLDGGISKRTASYDLQDLVGRGLLARIGRGPSTRYVWPSGGDSS from the coding sequence ATGATCAAGCCGAAAGTAATTTTGGAATGGGCATCCCGGATGCGGCCCGGTGGACCTGTTCCAGCCAGGCGTAAACTCCGAACGCGTCTGCTCGTGACGCTTATCCCCACGTCTCTCATCGTGCTCGCGCTGATGGGATATGCAACGTATTGGGCGTCATCGGAATTTATCTCCCTCGCCCTTGAACGCAACTCACGGATTCATGCCGTTTCCACCGCCTATGCGGTGGAAACGTTGCTGGAGCGTTGCAAGCGGCAGCTTCTTTTTGCGGCCCGCAATCCCATGAGCGCGGAGGATATGGCCCGCTATTTAAGGGATATTCGGGAACTCGACGGCCTTGAGTTTGCGGAATTCGGCTTCATTCCCCTGCGTGAAGCAGATCCTGTTGTTTTTGTGAGTCGCGAGGGGAAAGAAATACGATTGACGCAGGATGAAGTGAACGGCATTCGGCCCGGTCCAGCGCTTCTGTATGCGCATGTTCGCGGTTTGAAAGCGGGTGAAGTGTGGCTGTCGGAGTTTAAAGAGGTGGAAACTCCCTATCCCAGTGCTGACAATCCGCGAGAACGCATGTCCTGTGTCGCGTTGCGTATGGTGACTCCCTATGTGGGTCCTGACGGAGAACTGGACGGGTACGCTTATCTTTCGCTTAACGCCAAGATGATCCGCAATGTGCTCTCTCTCTATGAGTCGTCCAATTCTCCCGTTTTCGCTTTCTCGCGCAATCCAAAGTTTCAGCGGTACACCTTTTTTTTCGATGTGGGGGGGTGGGTGCTTTTCCAGTCCGAATCGGAACAGGGTGACGATGCGCCTCTGCGTACCTTGAATATCCGGAAAACCTTGTCCGGGACTCTGGGCAGACCCGGTATGCCAGAGGCGTTCCGTCCCTCGGAGCGGAACGAAAATTATTGGCAGACCGTCGAGGATGTCCGCGATGGGCACAAGGACATTGTCCGGTCGCTCAATCGAGTGGAGTCCGCTTCGCCCTACAGTGACCATTTTCTTGCCTACGCTCCGGTACGCCTGCACCTGGCCCCGGATCAGGACGCAAGAATCATCGGCGGAATCGCCTACGAAGACCGCAGCGTGCTGGTCGACCTCGCAGGTTACAGGCACATCGATGTCATGCTGATCATCAGCGCCATTTCCGTGCTGGTTCTGGTGCTGGCCATTGCTCTGGTGGCCAGGGGCACCACGCTGGGTCTGCAGGAACTTGCCTATGCGGTGAAGACTCTCACGGAAAAGGGAGAGTGGGAGGAAGTCCGTCTGATCGAGACGGGCTATGAGGCAGAGATGCTCAAGGATTCGATCAATTCCATGATCAGGACACTGCAGGCGCAGTTTGAGGAGATCAAGTCAAAGGACCTGAAGATCGAGTCCGTGGCTTTGAAAGAACCGGCGGAACTGAGTATGGGGTCCTCCATATCCACATTGGACGCGGACTTTCCGGAACTTGTCGGTTCGGGGCCGCACATGAAGCAGATGAAACGCGTCATCATCAAGGCCAGCCAGGTCGAAGTGGACGTGCTTATCGAAGGCGAGACCGGTACGGGCAAGCAATTGGCCGCCGAAGCCGTTCATCGCCTGTCGTCCAGAAACGGCAAACCCTTCATCTCAATCAATTGCGGTGAACTGGACGAGAATCTCTTGCTCGATTCCCTGTTTGGTCACGTCAAAGGGGCGTTCACGGACGGTAAGGGGGACCGGCGCGGCGCTTTTCTGCAGGCCGATGGCGGGACGCTGTTTCTGGACGAGATTCAGTCCGCATCCATGAAGGTCCAGCAAGCCTTGTTGCGAGCTCTGTCCCTGCGCAAGATCAAGCCGCTGGGCAGCGACCAGGATGTGGACGTGAACGTGCGTCTTATCACGGCCACCAATGTCGATTTGAAGGCCCTGATCGGTGAAGGGAAGTTCCGTGAGGATCTCTATTACCGGCTCAAGGTCATTACCATCACAACCCCTCCGTTACGGGAGCAGCGGCAGAACATCCCGCTTTTGGCCATGCACTTCCTGAAAGAGGGGGAACACATGGCTGGAAGATCTGATCTCGCTCTTTCGCGCGGGGCCCTGAAAGCCCTTGTCTCCTATGATTGGCCAGGCAACATCCGCGAACTCAAGCATGTGATCATAACGGCGGCCGTGATGTCCGAGGGGCGCGTGATCCAGTCCGAGCAATTGGGCATCAACGGCAAGGCAAGAAATGAGGATGACGCATTAAACCAGAGTGCGGATTCGTTTGTGCGGGAGAAAGGGGACGGTTTTGAAAATTCGTTTCCCGCAAGAACTGATAAAAAGAAACATGACACAGTATTGCCTTTGGATCTGAACCCCCGGCAGGTCATAGCATGCGAGTATGTACGGGGGCATGGGAGCATTTCGAGCAAGGACCTGCTCGATCTTCTCGATGGCGGCATTTCAAAGAGAACCGCAAGCTATGACCTCCAGGACCTGGTCGGCCGCGGCCTGCTGGCAAGGATAGGTCGTGGTCCCTCGACGCGTTACGTGTGGCCCTCGGGCGGCGATTCGTCCTGA
- a CDS encoding CBS domain-containing protein: MEPMTVKELMIPAEHFPRISQEETFGAALRALEQCRIDFQSGKKSTCILLVHDGKGHIVGKVSPMDLLMALEPRYSRLKVNVGEYSRSHSYDKMIGSALDQAALWTTPLHELCTDASGILIRNFVSSPSAGQTVMVTDSLDKALHRFVMNRHDSLFVTDGGRLVGMLAFSDVYAHLSATMKDACAISPIMKKDLHGVP, translated from the coding sequence ATGGAGCCAATGACCGTGAAAGAACTGATGATCCCGGCCGAGCATTTCCCCCGGATTTCTCAGGAGGAAACGTTCGGAGCCGCGCTGAGAGCGCTGGAACAATGCCGCATTGATTTTCAGAGCGGAAAAAAAAGCACATGCATCCTTCTCGTCCATGACGGGAAGGGACACATCGTGGGCAAGGTTTCTCCCATGGACCTGCTCATGGCCCTCGAACCCCGCTATTCAAGACTGAAGGTCAATGTCGGAGAATACTCCCGAAGCCATTCCTACGACAAGATGATCGGAAGTGCGCTGGACCAGGCTGCACTGTGGACGACCCCACTGCACGAACTCTGTACCGACGCATCGGGGATTCTCATCCGGAATTTCGTCAGCAGCCCCTCTGCGGGCCAAACCGTCATGGTGACTGACAGCCTTGACAAGGCCCTGCACCGATTCGTCATGAATCGTCATGATTCCCTGTTTGTCACCGACGGTGGGCGCCTTGTCGGCATGCTCGCCTTTTCGGACGTGTACGCGCATTTATCGGCAACCATGAAGGACGCATGCGCAATTTCACCCATAATGAAAAAAGATCTTCATGGAGTGCCATAA
- a CDS encoding response regulator produces MDFLPKLLLVDDEERFRETLAKRLQETGYEVSGASSGMEALDRLAAEKFDIVILDIQMPGLSGIETLSEIRGRHIGVEVIMLTGHGDVSSAVEGMRLGAYDYLMKPYEYEYLVVKIQEAYKIKRDRDERLRRAEEKAILDKMHKSLGF; encoded by the coding sequence ATGGATTTTTTGCCCAAATTGCTTCTGGTTGATGATGAAGAAAGGTTTCGAGAAACTCTGGCCAAGCGGTTGCAGGAGACTGGCTACGAAGTCAGCGGTGCGAGCAGCGGCATGGAAGCCCTGGACCGCCTTGCGGCGGAAAAATTCGACATCGTTATTCTTGACATCCAGATGCCGGGTCTCAGCGGCATCGAGACGCTGTCGGAGATTCGTGGAAGACACATCGGCGTCGAAGTTATCATGCTCACCGGTCACGGCGACGTATCCTCGGCCGTGGAAGGCATGCGCTTGGGTGCCTACGATTATCTCATGAAACCATATGAATACGAATATCTCGTGGTAAAAATTCAGGAGGCCTACAAGATCAAAAGAGATCGCGACGAACGCCTGCGCAGGGCGGAAGAAAAGGCCATACTCGACAAGATGCACAAAAGCCTGGGCTTCTAA
- a CDS encoding response regulator: MENLPRLLLIDDEDRFRETLAKRLTETGYKVSEAASGMEALDLLSTNKFDVAILDIRMPGLSGIETLAEIRAKHLSVEVIMLTGHGDVSSAVEGMRLGAFDYLMKPCEYEYLVVKIQEAYKIKKDRDERLHRAEEKALLDKLQKRWV; this comes from the coding sequence ATGGAAAATTTGCCAAGATTGCTTCTTATCGACGATGAAGACCGTTTTCGCGAAACGCTGGCCAAGCGTCTGACGGAAACCGGATACAAGGTGAGCGAGGCCGCCAGCGGCATGGAAGCACTGGACCTGCTCTCCACCAACAAATTCGATGTGGCCATACTCGACATCCGGATGCCGGGACTAAGCGGCATCGAAACCCTGGCTGAAATCCGCGCCAAGCACCTTAGCGTGGAAGTGATCATGCTTACAGGACACGGTGACGTATCCTCGGCCGTAGAAGGCATGCGCCTCGGTGCCTTTGACTATCTGATGAAGCCCTGTGAATACGAGTACCTCGTAGTCAAGATCCAGGAAGCCTATAAAATCAAGAAAGACCGTGACGAAAGGCTGCACAGGGCAGAAGAAAAAGCCCTGCTGGATAAACTGCAGAAAAGATGGGTCTAG